In the Rhinoderma darwinii isolate aRhiDar2 chromosome 13, aRhiDar2.hap1, whole genome shotgun sequence genome, one interval contains:
- the LOC142666822 gene encoding cadherin-like protein 26: MRTLYPLLVLLLAVVITSLGERPSVSLQRRIKRHVDTPDSLRLLRRSKRRWVLTTIVLEENDQGPFPKYAGDLFNDRSENYSIRYLISGPGVDEPPEIGLFQVNDNTGQVFVNRAIDREKTPLFVICFDVADRATGTIVDKSLIFNVEVKDLNDNAPLFEKTMYEVTVKETANLDNPVFQVTATDNDKEDTLNSKVTYYMVNQIPDIPNVKFSIDPDNGLIRGKGCLNTETASIIRLIVGARDNAAEPMASTTAVIISVQDGNNNMPVFTNDKYELSVPEGEVKNDLIRLKVEDKDVPKTPAWRAKYKILTGNDGENYNLVTDPETNEGILSIIKPLDFEGMPTKTVVISVENEEPYFSCQNAKLRMDKTIARSNVTLSITVIDSNDAPVFSPASKIIREKEGLKPGTILATFTATDPDKVPNKIRYKIAEDPAGWMTVDENTGVITTTQELDRESPYVNQTLYTVIVHAIDDGEPPGTGTGTVLLYLSDINDHTPQLVTPYLQRCEQQSKMPIIVEATDKDLDPYAGPFKFDVAADYSRAVKESWDIRQNSDKSVEILMRQDLTKGNYTIPLEIYDRQGSYSQQVLNIRVCSCPDGQNCEKLEPASHYMGGGAIGAIIGALLLFLLALCLLMCFLCGSGGNKHRNIPGNDEGNQTLIQYNEEGGSALSQASPAVLIANGNGNIDLATKDKEAVGRTLSSTVPRSHYQSWVGDAVGRAPATRAQLHSLETDGAGLVGSVSKRTGQNQIRAQAAQSMQSQNGTWHQNSKYMKNGSLKHRYENAFVEKIGEMLSQRLQDMKSDDEISAYKPRTYAYEGDLERIDSIDSFTFPDNSADFSFLDDFDPKFSTLEEICKQ; this comes from the exons GTCATCACTTCCCTGGGAGAGCGGCCAAGCGTATCCCTCCAGAGGCGCATAAAGCGG CATGTAGATACGCCAGACAGCCTCCGTCTGCTCCGACGTTCCAAGAGAAGATGGGTACTGACGACCATAGTCTTAGAAGAAAATGACCAAGGACCCTTCCCAAAATATGCTGGAGAT CTCTTCAATGACAGGTCAGAAAACTACTCCATCCGGTATCTTATCAGCGGGCCTGGAGTGGATGAGCCCCCAGAAATCGGCCTGTTCCAGGTCAATGATAACACCGGTCAGGTCTTTGTGAACCGTGCTATTGACAGAGAGAAGACACCCCTTTTTGTT ATTTGCTTTGATGTTGCAGACAGAGCAACTGGGACCATTGTGGACAAGTCACTTATTTTTAATGTTGAAGTAAAGGATCTTAATGACAATGCCCCACTATTTGAAAAAACCATGTATGAGGTTACGGTAAAAGAAACAGCAAATCTGG ATAATCCAGTTTTTCAAGTCACGGCAACAGATAATGACAAGGAAGACACCTTAAATTCTAAAGTTACCTATTATATGGTTAATCAGATACCCGACATTCCTAATGTGAAATTTAGTATTGATCCTGACAATGGATTAATTCGTGGAAAAGGATGCTTGAATACTGAG ACTGCGAGCATCATCCGGCTGATCGTTGGTGCTCGTGACAATGCAGCTGAACCCATGGCCAGCACAACGGCTGTTATTATCAGTGTACAAGACGGGAATAATAATATGCCGGTGTTCACCAATGACAAA TATGAGCTATCTGTTCCCGAGGGGGAAGTCAAGAACGACCTGATACGGTTAAAAGTAGAAGACAAGGATGTCCCGAAGACACCGGCTTGGAGAGCCAAGTACAAGATATTAACTGGAAATGATGGAGAAAATTACAACCTGGTGACGGATCCGGAAACCAATGAAGGAATTCTTAGTATTATAAAG CCTCTGGATTTTGAAGGAATGCCAACGAAAACCGTTGTCATATCGGTTGAGAATGAAGAACCGTACTTTTCATGTCAAAATGCCAAACTCAGGATGGATAAAACAATAGCACGGAGCAACGTAACCCTCAGTATTActgtcatagactccaatgatgcTCCAGTTTTCTCTCCTGCAAGTAAAATCATCAGAGAAAAAGAAGGTCTGAAGCCGGGTACAATCCTCGCTACGTTTACTGCAACTGATCCTGATAAGGTGCCAAATAAAATCAG GTATAAAATAGCTGAAGACCCTGCTGGTTGGATGACCGTGGATGAAAATACCGGAGTCATTACAACAACTCAAGAGCTGGACAGAGAATCTCCTTATGTTAACCAGACCTTGTATACAGTGATTGTTCATGCTATAGATGACG GTGAACCTCCAGGAACTGGAACGGGTACTGTTCTGCTCTACCTGTCCGATATCAATGACCACACTCCACAGTTGGTCACCCCGTACCTCCAGAGATGTGAGCAGCAGAGCAAGATGCCCATTATTGTTGAAGCCACAGACAAAGATCTGGATCCATACGCCGGACCGTTCAAGTTTGACGTCGCAGCGGATTATTCCCGAGCTGTGAAGGAAAGCTGGGACATCAGACAGAACTCCG acaaatcTGTTGAGATCTTAATGCGTCAAGACCTCACGAAGGGGAATTACACCATACCCCTGGAAATCTATGACAGACAGGGATCTTACAGCCAACAAGTCCTGAATATACGGGTGTGCAGCTGTCCAGACGGGCAGAATTGTGAGAAGTTGGAGCCGGCCTCACATTACATGGGCGGTGGGGCCATTGGGGCCATAATTGGGGCTCTGCTCTTGTTCCTGT TGGCATTGTGTTTGCTCATGTGCTTTCTCTGTGGCTCTGGTGGAAATAAACATCGCAACATCCCCGGGAATGATGAGGGAAACCAAACCTTGATCCAGTATAATGAGGAGGGGGGAAGTGCATTATCTCAG GCGAGTCCGGCTGTTCTCATCGCCAATGGAAATGGAAATATTGATCTCGCCACAAAG GATAAAGAAGCGGTTGGACGAACCCTCTCTAGTACAGTTCCAAGATCCCACTATCAATCTTGGGTTGGC gATGCAGTTGGGCGAGCCCCTGCGACACGGGCACAGCTTCACTCTTTGGAAACG GATGGTGCAGGACTTGTAGGATCGGTCTCTAAACGCACAGGGCAAAACCAGATCCGGGCACAG GCAGCCCAATCCATGCAGAGTCAGAATGGCACATGGCATCAG AATAGCAAATACATGAAGAATGGATCCCTTAAGCACAGATATGAAAATGCTTTTGTAGAGAAAATTGGAGAAATGCTCAGTCAG AGACTTCAGGACATGAAGAGCGATGATGAAATAAGCGCATACAAGCCACGCACATACGCCTACGAGGGAGACCTGGAGCGGATTGACTCCATTGACTCCTTCACCTTCCCGGACAACAGCGCGGACTTTAGCTTCCTGGACGATTTCGATCCGAAGTTTTCCACACTGGAAGAGATCTGCAAGCAGTAG